The following proteins are encoded in a genomic region of Catharus ustulatus isolate bCatUst1 chromosome 4, bCatUst1.pri.v2, whole genome shotgun sequence:
- the LOC116995167 gene encoding endonuclease domain-containing 1 protein-like — MLGLLLLLQVLASCLWLGHNEVVHNFINPCVRFFYAQTPPRGGIRPTNAARICQVYQNQYRFVTLYDRTNRIPVYSAYIYQPGPGNRYNSWFVEPQLINQKYRKDMDEEIAIIQQYKINSTVIAQSQAIDKDYSGAPGLDRGHLCPSGHQTGIDKTATFTLTNIVPQYMGLNQGAWHDYEEITMRDKTRGCDTTYVITGAVPGNRSISNGRVNIPSHIWSAACCLNRRKPIKAWAAIAENQIERNHVRNLDLGELENSCHGQSSKSPALCQLGCTEIQEKIVLWRRTE, encoded by the exons atgctggggctgctgctgctgctgcaggtgctggcgAGCTGCCTCTGGCTGGGACACAACGAGGTGGTGCACAACTTTATAAATCCATGTGTTCGGTTTTTCTATGCACAGACCCCCCCACGTGGTGGCATTCGTCCAACAAATGCAGCCAGGATCTGCCAGGTCTATCAAAACCAATATCGCTTTGTCACCCTGTATGACAGAACCAATAGAATTCCAGTGTACTCTGCTTACATCTACCAGCCTGGACCTGGAAACAGATACAACTCATGGTTTGTTGAGCCCCAG CTGATCAACCAAAAGTATCGCAAGGATATGGATGAAGAGATTGCAATCATACAACAATACAAGATCAATTCAACAGTAATTGCCCAGAGTCAGGCTATTGACAAAGACTACAGTGGTGCCCCGGGTCTGGACCGTGGTCACTTGTGTCCCAGTGGCCACCAGACTGGCATTGACAAGACGGCTACCTTCACCCTCACCAACATAGTGCCCCAGTACATGGGACTCAACCAGGGTGCCTGGCATGACTACGAGGAAATAACGATGCGTGACAAAACCCGGGGCTGTGACACCACCTATGTCATCACGGGCGCTGTGCCTGGGAACAGAAGCATCTCCAATGGGAGGGTTAATATACCCAGCCACATCTGgtcagctgcctgctgcctgaATAGGAGAAAGCCCATAAAGGCTTGGGCAGCCATTGCTGAGAACCAGATAGAAAGGAACCATGTGAGGAACCTGGACCTGGGGGAGCTGGAGAACAG CTGCCACGGGCAGAGCAGCAAGAGCCCTGCCTTGtgccagctgggctgcacagagaTCCAGGAGAAGATTGTGCTTTGGAGGAGAACAGAGTGA